In Phyllopteryx taeniolatus isolate TA_2022b chromosome 6, UOR_Ptae_1.2, whole genome shotgun sequence, one genomic interval encodes:
- the arl4aa gene encoding ADP-ribosylation factor-like 4aa: MGNGFSEQPSFLASIPFFQSFHIAILGLDSAGKTTVLYRLQFNEFVNTVPTKGFNAERVRVSLGGHRTVTFQFWDVGGQEKLRPLWKSYTRCTDGIIFVVDSVDSERMEEAKTELHKIAKTSENQGVPLLVVANKQDLRHSLGLLEIEKLLALKELSPATPWHLQPACAIIGDGLREGLDRLYDLILKHRKVIRQQRKKR, translated from the coding sequence ATGGGGAATGGCTTCTCGGAACAACCTAGCTTCCTGGCGAGCATCCCCTTCTTCCAGTCCTTCCACATCGCCATCCTCGGACTGGACTCAGCTGGCAAGACCACCGTGCTGTACAGGCTGCAGTTCAACGAGTTTGTCAACACAGTGCCCACCAAGGGCTTCAACGCGGAGCGGGTGCGGGTGTCCTTGGGCGGTCACCGCACCGTGACCTTCCAATTTTGGGACGTGGGTGGCCAGGAGAAGCTGCGGCCACTGTGGAAGTCCTACACTCGTTGCACGGATGGTATCATCTTTGTGGTGGACTCTGTGGACAGTGAGCGCATGGAGGAGGCGAAGACGGAGCTCCACAAGATCGCCAAGACCTCGGAGAACCAGGGCGTGCCCCTGTTGGTGGTGGCCAACAAGCAGGACCTGAGGCACTCCCTAGGGCTGCTGGAGATCGAGAAGCTACTTGCactgaaggagctaagcccgGCGACGCCGTGGCACCTGCAGCCCGCTTGCGCCATCATCGGGGATGGACTCAGGGAGGGCCTAGACCGACTCTATGACCTCATCTTGAAGCACAGAAAGGTGATCCGGCAGCAGAGGAAGAAGCGATAA